From Phaeocystidibacter marisrubri, the proteins below share one genomic window:
- a CDS encoding Mrp/NBP35 family ATP-binding protein, with amino-acid sequence MKYEKSQIYSALQEVQATVGKENLIEAGHVRNIQIFGDEIELDVISMNPTLQAKKKLEVSILKAIHDHAYPKVKVKVNVIVPEEAKQLASAQQQIRGEAIPGVKNIIAVASGKGGVGKSTVTANLAVALAKMGFKVGLVDADIHGPSMPIMFDVTNEKPGNIEVDGKQMMDPVENYGVKMLSIGFFAGVDQAVVWRGPMATKALTQLIRDAHWGDLDFMLIDLPPGTGDIHLSLVQAVPVTGAVVVSTPQQIALADARKGVAMFKMDAINVPVLGIVENMSYFTPDELPDNKYYIFGEAGAKRLTAELNVPFLGEIPLVQSVREAADVGRPAVLQETTPVAQAFVEMARRVVEEVVDRNDNLPPTEATRITTMAGCSPKKEKTS; translated from the coding sequence ATGAAGTACGAGAAATCACAGATATACAGCGCATTACAAGAGGTTCAAGCAACAGTTGGAAAGGAAAATCTAATTGAAGCTGGCCACGTAAGAAATATTCAAATCTTCGGTGACGAAATTGAGTTGGATGTCATCAGCATGAATCCAACGCTTCAAGCGAAGAAAAAATTGGAAGTGAGCATTCTAAAGGCAATTCACGATCACGCATATCCAAAGGTGAAAGTGAAGGTGAATGTGATTGTTCCAGAAGAAGCAAAGCAATTGGCTTCTGCTCAACAGCAAATTCGCGGGGAAGCGATTCCCGGTGTAAAGAACATCATTGCCGTTGCCTCTGGTAAAGGGGGAGTGGGCAAGAGCACTGTAACGGCCAACCTCGCTGTAGCCCTCGCTAAAATGGGTTTCAAAGTGGGTTTGGTGGATGCGGATATCCACGGACCTTCTATGCCGATCATGTTTGATGTGACCAACGAAAAACCGGGTAACATTGAAGTAGATGGTAAGCAAATGATGGATCCTGTTGAGAATTACGGTGTAAAAATGCTGTCTATTGGCTTTTTTGCAGGCGTGGATCAGGCAGTAGTTTGGAGAGGTCCTATGGCTACCAAAGCACTCACTCAGCTCATTCGCGATGCGCACTGGGGCGACCTCGACTTTATGTTGATCGACCTTCCTCCGGGAACGGGCGATATCCACTTGAGTTTGGTTCAAGCCGTTCCAGTTACGGGAGCAGTGGTGGTAAGTACGCCGCAGCAAATTGCGCTAGCCGACGCGCGTAAAGGGGTGGCTATGTTTAAGATGGATGCCATCAATGTGCCTGTACTGGGCATTGTTGAGAACATGTCCTACTTCACCCCCGATGAGTTGCCAGACAACAAATACTACATTTTTGGTGAGGCAGGTGCGAAGCGTCTAACTGCGGAACTTAATGTACCTTTCCTCGGAGAAATTCCACTGGTGCAAAGTGTTCGTGAAGCGGCTGATGTAGGTAGACCAGCCGTTTTGCAAGAGACTACTCCAGTTGCACAGGCCTTTGTTGAAATGGCAAGACGCGTGGTAGAAGAAGTGGTAGATAGAAATGACAATCTTCCTCCAACCGAAGCGACGCGCATTACTACTATGGCAGGTTGTTCTCCTAAAAAAGAGAAGACATCATGA
- a CDS encoding NifU family protein, with protein MSTKQETVEKILVALEEIRPFLKSDGGDISFVELTDEAVVRVQLHGACMGCSVNQMTLKSGVEMTIKKHVPEITRVEQALN; from the coding sequence ATGAGTACAAAACAAGAAACCGTTGAGAAGATTTTAGTGGCTTTAGAAGAGATTCGTCCCTTTCTAAAATCCGATGGCGGAGATATATCTTTTGTTGAATTGACGGATGAAGCCGTTGTTCGCGTTCAATTGCACGGTGCCTGCATGGGATGTTCGGTGAATCAGATGACTCTTAAATCGGGGGTTGAAATGACCATCAAAAAACATGTCCCAGAAATCACTAGAGTAGAACAAGCTCTAAACTAA
- a CDS encoding 2-oxoacid:acceptor oxidoreductase subunit alpha, producing the protein MTPQELSKVTILFSGDSGDGIQLTGSEFSHTAALYGNDLSTFPDFPAEIRAPIGTVAGVSGFRLNFGSIEIHTPGGHVDVLVVMNAAALKKNIEDLRPNGLIIANSSGFDKRNLKLAGYDESATPLDDLRDSHRILELDVTKLTRESLKESSLGTKERDRSKNMFVLGFLYWIYGRSLERTTQFLTEKFAKRPEIAQANIAVLKAGYHYGETTEASLPRYVVKPAPQKPGVYRNISGNQATALGLVAASQKSGLDLFYGSYPITPASDILHELAKHKNFGVKTFQAEDEIAAITAAIGASFGGAMGVTASSGPGIALKGEAIGLAVMLELPLVIVNVQRGGPSTGLPTKTEQADLFQAMYGRNGEAPLPVFAAKSPSDAFDAAFEAAKYAIEYMTPVMLLSDGYIANGSEPWMFPTSGELSAIHPVKANLSEQPYLPYKRNERGVRSWAIPGQKDGEHRIGGLEKEIDTGNVSYDARNHEAMVKIRAERIEKLAESYPPLEMEEGEAEGDVLVIGWGSTYGAVKVAARDLNRDGFAVSHLHLRHLYPLHPELGHVISRFKKVVVPELNNGQLVKILREKYLVDAIPYNKIQGQPLKADEVHEALMNTIRSIVKNEKA; encoded by the coding sequence ATGACTCCACAAGAACTATCCAAGGTCACCATACTATTTTCAGGTGACTCCGGTGATGGTATTCAGTTAACCGGATCTGAGTTTTCACATACCGCGGCATTGTATGGCAACGATTTGAGTACGTTTCCGGATTTTCCGGCAGAAATTCGTGCTCCCATCGGAACGGTAGCGGGAGTCTCGGGATTCCGACTGAATTTTGGTAGTATCGAAATCCACACTCCAGGCGGGCATGTGGATGTGTTGGTTGTTATGAATGCTGCGGCGCTCAAGAAGAACATAGAGGATTTGCGTCCCAATGGTTTGATCATCGCCAATTCTTCGGGCTTCGATAAGAGAAACTTGAAATTGGCGGGGTATGATGAAAGTGCAACTCCTCTCGATGATCTTCGTGATTCTCACCGAATCTTGGAGTTGGACGTTACCAAACTGACAAGAGAATCCCTTAAAGAGAGCAGTTTGGGGACCAAGGAGCGCGATCGCTCTAAGAACATGTTTGTCCTCGGTTTCTTGTATTGGATTTACGGTAGATCACTCGAAAGAACTACGCAATTCCTGACGGAAAAATTTGCCAAGCGACCTGAAATCGCGCAAGCTAATATTGCCGTTCTCAAAGCGGGGTACCACTATGGTGAAACCACTGAGGCGAGTTTGCCGCGCTATGTTGTGAAACCCGCTCCTCAAAAGCCAGGGGTTTATAGAAATATTTCGGGAAACCAAGCCACCGCATTGGGATTGGTGGCCGCTTCTCAAAAATCAGGGTTGGATCTATTTTACGGTTCCTACCCTATTACGCCTGCCAGTGATATTCTTCACGAGTTGGCTAAGCACAAAAACTTTGGAGTAAAGACCTTCCAAGCAGAAGATGAAATCGCTGCTATTACTGCTGCCATTGGAGCGAGCTTTGGTGGTGCGATGGGAGTAACGGCATCATCTGGCCCCGGCATTGCCCTCAAAGGCGAGGCTATCGGATTGGCGGTTATGCTTGAACTTCCTTTAGTTATTGTAAACGTTCAACGAGGAGGACCTTCTACGGGACTTCCTACCAAAACGGAACAAGCCGACTTATTCCAAGCGATGTATGGGAGAAATGGTGAAGCACCTCTTCCTGTTTTTGCAGCTAAGAGTCCAAGTGATGCTTTTGACGCGGCTTTCGAGGCGGCCAAATACGCCATCGAATACATGACCCCTGTGATGCTATTGAGTGATGGATACATTGCCAATGGATCCGAGCCATGGATGTTCCCTACCTCAGGAGAACTCTCCGCGATTCACCCGGTGAAAGCCAACTTGAGCGAACAGCCTTATTTGCCGTACAAGCGCAATGAGCGCGGAGTCCGTTCATGGGCCATTCCGGGTCAAAAGGATGGCGAGCATCGAATTGGCGGATTGGAGAAAGAGATCGATACAGGGAATGTTTCCTACGATGCTCGGAACCATGAAGCTATGGTGAAAATCAGAGCGGAGCGAATTGAAAAACTAGCCGAAAGCTATCCACCATTAGAGATGGAAGAAGGCGAAGCCGAAGGAGATGTGCTGGTGATCGGTTGGGGATCTACCTACGGTGCTGTAAAAGTGGCAGCACGAGATTTGAACCGAGACGGATTTGCAGTGAGTCATCTCCACCTTCGACACCTATATCCATTACACCCCGAGCTAGGCCATGTAATTAGCCGTTTTAAGAAAGTGGTGGTTCCGGAACTCAATAACGGTCAATTGGTAAAGATTCTACGTGAGAAGTATCTCGTAGATGCGATTCCTTACAATAAGATTCAAGGGCAACCTCTCAAAGCAGATGAGGTGCATGAAGCCCTGATGAATACCATTCGTTCAATCGTTAAAAACGAGAAAGCATGA
- a CDS encoding 2-oxoacid:ferredoxin oxidoreductase subunit beta, whose protein sequence is MSETLTAKDFATDQDVRWCPGCGDYAILKQVQTIMPELNIPREDIVFISGIGCSSRFPYYMNTYGMHSIHGRATSIATGLKSARPELSVWIVTGDGDGLSIGGNHLIHLFRRNPDVNVLLFNNEIYGLTKGQYSPTSHEGQVTKSSPMGAIDHPFNPLALAMGADATFVARTADRDVKHQREMLLRSNQHKGSSFLEIYQNCNVFNDGAFEMFTGKDGKPFHTLYVEHGQPLIFANGEKGIVLDGHTPRVVDLKDGINQSDLWIHDEHDPFKAYMLTRMFDDPTAGFPRPFGVLYSVDRPRYEDLLVGQIEHARSIKGEGDLDSLLAGKNTWEVR, encoded by the coding sequence ATGAGCGAGACACTAACTGCAAAAGACTTCGCAACGGATCAAGATGTTCGTTGGTGTCCAGGATGTGGTGACTATGCAATTTTGAAGCAAGTCCAAACCATCATGCCTGAATTGAATATCCCAAGAGAAGATATTGTGTTTATCAGTGGTATTGGGTGCTCTTCTCGTTTTCCGTACTATATGAACACGTATGGAATGCACAGTATTCATGGTAGAGCAACAAGCATAGCTACTGGTTTGAAATCAGCTCGACCGGAATTGAGTGTGTGGATTGTGACCGGAGATGGTGATGGATTATCCATTGGTGGAAATCACTTGATTCACCTTTTCCGCAGAAATCCAGATGTGAACGTTCTCCTGTTCAATAACGAGATTTACGGACTCACCAAAGGTCAGTATTCACCAACATCTCACGAAGGTCAAGTGACCAAATCTAGCCCTATGGGCGCTATTGATCACCCCTTTAATCCACTAGCCTTAGCAATGGGCGCAGATGCGACTTTTGTAGCTAGAACAGCAGATAGAGATGTAAAGCATCAACGTGAAATGTTGTTGCGATCCAATCAGCATAAAGGCTCAAGCTTCTTAGAGATTTATCAGAACTGCAATGTCTTCAACGACGGTGCATTTGAGATGTTTACGGGCAAAGATGGAAAGCCTTTCCACACCCTATACGTTGAACACGGCCAGCCGCTCATATTTGCCAATGGTGAAAAGGGAATTGTACTCGATGGACATACTCCTAGAGTGGTAGACCTGAAGGATGGAATCAACCAGAGCGACTTGTGGATTCACGATGAGCACGATCCGTTTAAGGCCTATATGCTCACGCGAATGTTCGATGATCCAACTGCGGGTTTCCCACGTCCATTTGGGGTGTTGTATTCTGTAGATCGACCGCGATACGAGGATTTGCTGGTAGGGCAAATCGAGCATGCACGATCCATTAAAGGAGAAGGTGATCTAGATTCGCTTCTGGCTGGCAAGAATACGTGGGAAGTTCGCTGA
- a CDS encoding CPBP family intramembrane glutamic endopeptidase, with translation MNRVKILYREPRRSQPAKIIFGVVAAHLLFLIPLMVFLDSDFVRENIYDSSNSSMIEELTSIPAGYAFLLLAVLAPLWEETVYRLWMNLKVWTIPIFTTVAAVVLFLDISLSLALVLGIIVLILTLTFINSIRHSMDIHFQWWFYGSSVIFGLSHIMNHQLELGAILFTMPQVVIGVAIGFVRLHYGFFSGVLFHAGWNGLIGLMLLAPYIGNKPVVHESETTYVSWETGSMWRNSSKAYYGTDSLYIENVSLEKVLRNLIQRDNPDAVVELEGASLIRVNIKAKGPLQEVMSILMEDWKEQFSVEVSESSTAEKVYTLIPMVDCEPTSVPGESAMVMNQLGLYPSLTHPSTIARSLENEYEVKFRPGELSEESRNILLPMEGLDSALHALRVYNCIDVEESEEEITRYIIQLPN, from the coding sequence TTGAATAGAGTAAAAATTCTTTACCGCGAACCGAGAAGAAGTCAGCCTGCCAAAATCATTTTTGGCGTGGTAGCCGCGCATCTCCTGTTTTTGATTCCGTTAATGGTTTTCTTGGATTCAGATTTCGTTCGTGAGAACATCTATGATTCTTCTAACAGTTCCATGATTGAAGAATTGACGTCGATTCCAGCGGGCTACGCCTTTTTGCTATTGGCCGTTCTTGCTCCACTGTGGGAAGAGACGGTCTATCGATTGTGGATGAACTTGAAGGTGTGGACGATTCCGATTTTCACGACTGTTGCTGCTGTTGTGTTGTTCTTGGATATCAGTTTGTCCTTAGCGTTAGTCTTGGGAATTATCGTTTTGATATTAACTCTCACATTTATCAACTCCATTCGCCACAGTATGGACATTCACTTCCAGTGGTGGTTTTATGGATCTTCGGTGATTTTCGGCTTATCGCACATCATGAATCACCAGTTGGAGTTGGGAGCGATTTTGTTTACCATGCCTCAAGTAGTGATAGGGGTAGCAATTGGCTTTGTGCGACTACACTATGGCTTTTTCTCTGGAGTGTTGTTTCATGCAGGGTGGAATGGACTCATTGGCTTGATGTTGCTCGCTCCATACATTGGAAATAAACCCGTGGTACACGAAAGTGAAACGACCTATGTCTCTTGGGAAACGGGCAGTATGTGGAGGAATTCATCGAAAGCGTACTATGGCACAGATTCCCTTTATATTGAAAATGTATCCTTGGAGAAAGTCCTTCGCAATTTGATTCAGCGCGACAATCCCGATGCGGTAGTTGAGCTGGAAGGGGCATCTCTTATTCGAGTGAATATAAAGGCTAAAGGTCCTCTACAAGAAGTCATGTCAATTCTGATGGAGGATTGGAAAGAACAATTCAGTGTTGAGGTGTCGGAATCTTCTACTGCGGAGAAAGTGTATACCCTCATTCCCATGGTGGATTGTGAACCAACATCCGTACCGGGTGAGTCGGCAATGGTAATGAACCAGCTTGGACTTTATCCAAGTCTTACTCATCCTTCCACAATTGCAAGAAGTTTGGAAAATGAATACGAAGTCAAATTCCGACCGGGAGAACTTTCAGAAGAATCCAGAAATATTCTGCTTCCTATGGAGGGGTTAGATTCCGCCTTGCATGCTTTGCGTGTATACAACTGTATTGATGTGGAGGAGTCTGAAGAAGAAATTACTCGTTATATCATTCAACTACCTAACTGA
- a CDS encoding YebC/PmpR family DNA-binding transcriptional regulator codes for MGRAFEYRKARKMKRWASMSKTFTRITKDIIMAVKEGGDSPDANYRLKALIQNAKDANMPKDNVERAIKKASSKDQADYKEVVYEGYAPHGIAVLVETATDNNTRTVANVRSYFNKCNGSLGTSGSVDFMFERKCHFKIAAEGIDVEEFELEMIDYGVEEIFADHDEEKDLDIVMLYGPFAEYGNIAKGLDEKGIEVLSSGFERIPMDTKTLTPEQQEDVDKLIERIEEDDDVQAVYTNMA; via the coding sequence ATGGGACGCGCGTTTGAATATCGCAAGGCAAGAAAAATGAAGCGTTGGGCATCGATGTCCAAGACGTTTACTCGTATCACTAAGGATATTATCATGGCCGTAAAAGAAGGTGGTGATAGTCCAGATGCGAATTATAGACTAAAGGCTCTCATCCAGAACGCCAAAGACGCGAACATGCCGAAGGATAACGTGGAACGCGCTATCAAAAAGGCTTCGTCTAAAGATCAAGCAGATTACAAAGAGGTGGTATACGAAGGGTATGCACCCCACGGAATTGCTGTTCTTGTTGAGACGGCTACTGATAACAATACGCGTACGGTTGCCAATGTTCGTTCTTACTTCAACAAATGCAACGGTAGCTTGGGTACTTCAGGTTCTGTTGACTTTATGTTTGAGCGCAAGTGCCACTTCAAGATTGCAGCAGAAGGCATTGATGTTGAAGAGTTCGAATTGGAAATGATCGACTACGGCGTTGAGGAGATTTTTGCCGATCACGATGAAGAAAAAGATCTCGATATCGTGATGCTTTACGGCCCTTTTGCCGAATACGGTAACATAGCGAAGGGGTTGGACGAAAAGGGGATTGAAGTTCTTTCATCAGGTTTTGAAAGAATTCCTATGGATACAAAAACACTCACTCCTGAGCAGCAGGAAGACGTGGATAAACTCATTGAGAGAATTGAGGAAGACGATGATGTTCAAGCCGTATATACGAATATGGCGTAA
- a CDS encoding OsmC family protein, translated as MSTVQVVADHTTGMSFDANVENYHVIVDAKEEFGGVGKGPSPKPLLLVALAGCTGMDVVSLLEKMRQEYTSFKIAVTGEQTETHPKYYHKIHVDYQFVGSDLDPAKVQKAVDMSQDKYCGVSHMLKAASELTYDISIKAE; from the coding sequence ATGAGTACCGTACAAGTTGTAGCCGATCATACCACCGGAATGTCTTTCGATGCCAACGTGGAAAACTACCACGTTATCGTGGATGCTAAGGAGGAGTTTGGAGGAGTTGGAAAAGGTCCATCGCCAAAACCCTTACTGCTCGTTGCGCTTGCTGGCTGTACGGGAATGGATGTGGTGAGTCTTCTCGAGAAAATGCGACAAGAATACACGTCCTTTAAGATTGCTGTTACGGGAGAACAGACCGAAACTCATCCGAAGTACTACCACAAGATTCACGTTGACTATCAATTCGTGGGAAGTGATTTGGATCCTGCGAAAGTGCAAAAGGCGGTAGATATGAGCCAAGATAAATACTGCGGTGTGAGTCACATGTTGAAGGCCGCTTCGGAACTTACCTACGACATTTCCATCAAGGCTGAATAA
- a CDS encoding serine hydrolase domain-containing protein yields MKASYLLVLPLFIVGACKKDRVEEKPIVTPVEEEIYFPENFTGGWESQDPDELEWNTAEISPLYSYLDSIGSRAFIVLYNGRIVLEHYHGKQLNGQPFTSSSNWYWASAGKSLTSFAVGMAVEDGYIDLYAPTSTYLGTGWTNTSSDRETAITIRHHLEMTTGLDDGGNVNCTDPACLTYLAAPGTRWAYHNAPYTLLHRIIEIATPVTFEEYLQDEIFAKIGIGGNWFWLDDNHVFFSSARSMARFGLLNLSGGIWNGDTLLSRSYFETMTQPTQTLNPSYGYLYWLNGQSSYMLPSTQTQFSGSLCPNAPSDMYAALGKNGQILNMVPSQKLVVVRMGESTDNAFVSAALQNEIWKRLNRVIQP; encoded by the coding sequence ATGAAAGCTTCCTACCTACTTGTTCTACCTCTGTTCATCGTTGGTGCTTGCAAAAAGGACCGTGTGGAAGAGAAGCCCATTGTCACACCCGTAGAAGAAGAAATCTACTTTCCTGAAAATTTTACGGGTGGATGGGAATCTCAAGATCCTGATGAGCTAGAATGGAATACGGCGGAGATTAGTCCCCTCTATTCATATCTGGACAGTATTGGAAGCAGGGCCTTTATCGTTCTGTACAATGGTCGAATTGTACTCGAACACTACCACGGTAAACAATTGAATGGTCAACCGTTTACCTCTAGCTCCAATTGGTACTGGGCTTCTGCCGGCAAATCGCTCACCTCATTTGCGGTGGGCATGGCTGTAGAAGATGGCTATATCGATTTATATGCTCCTACCTCTACTTATTTGGGAACCGGATGGACCAACACCAGTAGTGATCGCGAAACGGCCATTACCATTCGCCATCACCTTGAAATGACCACGGGTTTGGATGATGGCGGAAATGTAAACTGCACAGACCCCGCTTGCCTCACCTACCTCGCCGCCCCCGGAACGCGATGGGCCTATCACAATGCTCCATACACACTCTTACATCGAATCATTGAGATCGCTACTCCAGTTACTTTTGAAGAATATCTACAAGATGAAATATTTGCCAAAATAGGCATTGGGGGAAATTGGTTTTGGTTGGATGACAACCACGTGTTCTTTTCAAGTGCGCGTTCTATGGCCCGATTTGGCTTGCTCAATTTATCCGGGGGAATCTGGAATGGCGATACGCTATTGAGCAGATCATACTTTGAAACCATGACCCAGCCAACGCAGACGCTGAATCCCTCTTACGGATATCTCTATTGGCTAAACGGTCAATCGAGCTACATGCTTCCAAGCACGCAAACTCAATTCTCGGGAAGCTTGTGTCCTAATGCTCCGTCCGACATGTATGCTGCCCTGGGCAAAAACGGACAAATACTCAACATGGTCCCGTCTCAGAAACTAGTTGTAGTAAGAATGGGAGAATCTACCGACAACGCCTTTGTTTCCGCCGCTCTACAAAATGAAATATGGAAACGACTGAATCGGGTTATTCAGCCTTGA
- a CDS encoding sensor histidine kinase, producing MEFNRFNLYLIFRLLLLLASLVLLAWLIDEGDLWFTSVSILLLLLIQGYELIHFVNRTNRELTKFLYAVKYEDYSVSFSDPKLGKSFSNLNETFNEIIEKFKSARIEKESQFQLFKLILEKINVGIITVNHQGEIGIINDAASTLLDIPQLHQWERLKARYPDFCATVDELSFGGRKLVQIDTLSGLKELSIDVNPVRLTGSSHYIIAFQDIKDEIEQKEIEAWHKLIRILTHEIMNSITPITSLTETMRSLLKNEEGEAKHATELDDETVQDIILALNTIHRRSVGMLEFVNDYRKLTKIPAPTFEIVKVCEMFEDINNLMKSELTKRKIEFELLCSNKNLVIRCDRKLIEQVVINLMTNSFAALSEVSHPKITVSAEVNEKRITIFVKDNGSGIEKDKLERIFIPFYSTKRDGTGIGLSLSKNIMKIHNGSITVSSVPHEATRFALAFPNHASHIGIR from the coding sequence ATGGAATTTAACCGCTTCAACCTATACTTAATCTTCCGTCTCCTTCTCTTATTGGCCAGCTTAGTTTTACTCGCTTGGCTAATTGATGAGGGGGATCTGTGGTTCACTTCAGTGAGCATCCTACTCCTCCTTCTCATCCAGGGGTATGAACTCATACACTTTGTCAATCGCACCAATCGAGAGCTCACCAAGTTTCTATACGCCGTTAAATACGAAGATTACAGCGTGAGTTTCAGCGACCCAAAACTGGGAAAGAGCTTCTCCAACTTGAACGAGACCTTCAACGAAATCATCGAAAAATTCAAGAGCGCACGGATTGAGAAGGAAAGCCAGTTTCAACTCTTCAAACTCATTCTAGAAAAGATCAATGTAGGGATCATCACTGTCAATCATCAAGGTGAAATTGGCATCATTAACGATGCGGCCTCTACCCTACTCGACATCCCGCAATTACACCAGTGGGAACGCCTAAAAGCAAGATATCCCGATTTCTGCGCAACGGTTGATGAACTCAGTTTTGGAGGAAGGAAGTTAGTTCAGATCGATACTTTAAGCGGACTAAAAGAACTCTCTATTGATGTAAACCCCGTTCGACTGACGGGTTCTTCTCATTACATCATCGCCTTCCAAGACATCAAGGATGAAATCGAACAAAAAGAAATTGAAGCCTGGCACAAACTCATCCGAATTCTCACGCATGAAATCATGAATTCCATCACTCCTATCACTTCTCTTACGGAGACGATGAGGAGCCTTTTGAAAAACGAGGAAGGAGAAGCCAAACACGCCACCGAACTAGATGATGAAACGGTTCAAGACATCATCCTTGCCTTGAACACCATTCACCGCCGCTCTGTAGGTATGCTCGAGTTTGTGAACGATTACCGAAAGCTTACCAAAATTCCAGCTCCAACTTTTGAAATCGTAAAAGTTTGCGAGATGTTCGAAGACATCAACAACTTGATGAAATCTGAGTTGACCAAGAGAAAGATTGAATTTGAACTTCTCTGCAGCAATAAGAACTTAGTGATTCGTTGCGACCGAAAGCTGATTGAACAGGTAGTGATTAACCTAATGACAAACAGTTTTGCAGCCCTGAGTGAAGTCAGCCATCCGAAGATTACCGTTTCTGCTGAAGTCAATGAAAAGCGGATTACCATTTTTGTAAAGGACAATGGAAGCGGAATAGAAAAGGACAAACTCGAACGCATTTTCATACCTTTCTATTCCACAAAAAGAGATGGCACTGGAATTGGATTGAGCTTGAGCAAGAACATTATGAAAATTCACAACGGAAGCATTACCGTTTCCAGTGTGCCTCATGAAGCTACTCGATTTGCTCTGGCCTTCCCGAACCACGCCTCGCACATTGGAATTCGATAA
- a CDS encoding sigma-54-dependent transcriptional regulator, translating into MNKTHAHILIVDDDPDVLTTARLFLKHHYTTVDTLDHPRELNGVLSKHDVDIILLDMNFTKGDNDGREGLYWLNHIREIAEDTSVVLMTAYGDVELAVNAIKKGATDFVLKPWKNEKLLATLNTALQLRRSVKKVNKLEDTRKSMELDRDLALGEFIGESPAMKELMKSIQKVGNTDANVLILGENGTGKTLVARALHRASTRAFDSFIHVDLGALNENLFESELFGHKKGAFTDAHQDRAGRFELADTGTLFLDEIGNLPIHLQAKLLTVLQNRRLTRLGDTKEQSFDVRLVCATNMPIHEMVHKGDFRQDLLYRINTVELIIPPLRERVEDIPILIHHFLTRFGKKYNKPEITLSKEAEHQLMDYHWPGNIRELEHAVERMVILSDSSHITLEDVSFRQQHAEDEALQTLNLDEMERHLIDKAIRKHKGNISKAASDLGLTRAALYRRIEKHGI; encoded by the coding sequence ATGAATAAGACCCACGCGCATATCCTCATCGTAGATGATGATCCCGATGTATTGACAACCGCCCGCCTCTTTTTGAAGCATCACTATACCACGGTAGACACTTTAGATCATCCACGAGAACTGAATGGCGTGCTCTCCAAACACGATGTAGACATCATTCTTCTGGACATGAACTTCACGAAGGGAGATAACGACGGGAGAGAGGGGCTATATTGGTTAAATCACATTCGAGAGATTGCAGAAGATACATCCGTGGTACTCATGACCGCCTATGGCGATGTAGAATTGGCTGTGAACGCCATTAAGAAAGGAGCAACCGACTTTGTGCTTAAGCCATGGAAAAACGAGAAACTTCTGGCCACCTTAAATACCGCTCTGCAATTGAGACGATCGGTGAAAAAGGTGAACAAGCTGGAAGACACGCGCAAGAGCATGGAGCTAGATCGCGACTTGGCACTGGGTGAATTCATCGGCGAGAGTCCAGCCATGAAAGAGCTGATGAAGTCCATTCAAAAAGTGGGCAACACCGATGCAAATGTGCTCATTTTGGGCGAAAACGGAACGGGTAAAACACTGGTTGCCAGAGCACTTCATCGCGCTTCCACACGAGCTTTTGATTCGTTCATTCACGTAGACCTCGGTGCATTAAACGAGAATCTATTTGAATCTGAACTCTTTGGACACAAGAAAGGTGCGTTTACCGACGCCCACCAAGATAGAGCCGGACGATTTGAGTTAGCAGATACAGGTACACTGTTCTTGGATGAAATTGGAAACCTGCCCATTCACCTACAGGCCAAACTGCTCACCGTGCTTCAGAATAGAAGGTTAACCCGACTAGGTGATACCAAAGAACAGAGCTTTGATGTGCGACTGGTCTGTGCTACCAACATGCCGATCCACGAAATGGTCCACAAAGGCGATTTCCGTCAGGATTTATTGTACCGAATAAACACGGTTGAGCTTATCATCCCTCCACTTAGAGAAAGAGTGGAAGACATTCCTATTCTCATCCATCACTTCCTCACTCGATTTGGGAAGAAGTACAACAAACCCGAAATCACCCTTTCAAAAGAAGCTGAACATCAGCTAATGGATTACCATTGGCCAGGAAATATTCGAGAACTGGAACACGCTGTTGAGCGGATGGTCATCCTTTCCGATTCTTCTCACATCACCCTTGAAGACGTATCCTTCCGTCAGCAACACGCCGAAGACGAAGCCCTTCAAACTCTTAATCTCGATGAAATGGAGCGCCATTTGATAGACAAGGCCATACGGAAGCACAAAGGCAACATCAGCAAAGCTGCATCCGACCTTGGATTAACTCGTGCTGCACTTTACCGTCGAATTGAAAAACATGGAATTTAA